In Promicromonospora sp. Populi, one genomic interval encodes:
- a CDS encoding efflux RND transporter permease subunit, with the protein MFHLARLSLANRAVVALVTIAIAVFGVLSMTSLKQELIPSLQLPTGIVSALYPGSSPEVVEEQVTDVIEEAITSIDGVASVRSTASTGISLTTVELSYGTDMETATQRLQTAIAGIQAALPNGVEPQVTTGSVDDVPVVQMAVSGDESPNALADTVENVIVPALEDVDGVRSVSVTGQSETEVHIAPDDAELTAAGLTPEDLTTVLQDNGVVMPAGEITEGDRAWSVQLGNPIDMVDQLKQLPVIPGGAAAPGAGAGAAAGNAATGALPTEPVPPDSPVLLGEVAAVQLAPVEATSYSRLDGSPSLGLAITKTPEANTVEVSHAIEDALVEPEVADTLTDRDIQTAVVFDQAPFIEDSIHGLATEGGLGLLFAVIVILVFLMSMRSTLVSAISIPLSLAVTFIVMSAAGYTLNILTLGALTISIGRVVDDAIVVIENIKRHMSYGEEKTAAILAAVREVGGAIAASTICTVAVFLPIAFVGGMVGELFRPFALTVSIAMLASLVVALTIVPVLAYWFIRPPKKTAGRGAAIARAAAEEKESRGIWQRIYVPTLRGALRRPAVTIVLALAVLGGTATLVPNMETSFLGDSGQDTVTVTEHYAPGTSLAGQDEAAQRVETALADVDAVDSVQATVGGGGDMSMAAFGGASAGLRASFAVTLDADADGAAAASDIRAAVEPLAEAPATEITVSAGDSVGASAIDLVVRARDDATLAEATQQLQDAMSAVDGVAEVSNDLAAAQEIVEVTVDREAAATYGLTETQVTGIASAAMTGSREIGELQTAEGPVSVILTAGAVPTTIAEIGEIPVPTAAGVVPLNDVGDVVVADTPTSISRIDGDRSATVSVTPSGDDLGAATEAVNAEIASIDLPAGATVSVGGAAADQADAFNDLGMALLAAIALVFIVMVAAFRSLAQPFILLVSIPFAAVGALVALVATDTPLGVPALIGTLLLVGIVVSNAIVLIDLINQYRHDGMGLDEAVREGARKRLRPIVMTALATVFALTPMGVGLTGGGAFISQPLALVVIGGLVSSTLLTLYVVPVIYTIFERRAERRRAANEAAGRTARSPLTGAFPSVATGAFQTVGRQAAAQRRQQAQAGRLQAGGPYSGGPYAGSPLADGPYAGSPQADGPYGSPAPLSEPIPAGVAAPMSGPAGDSWPPIREPAPVSSGAWTQPEQGRRARHSKPTPAQAAQAAQPAQPAQPTTAQPAPQAWPPQAAPTGQQRAPRYAPAPQHTPAPRQAPAQQAPRYAPPPQFAPQPQQYAPQPQQPARPAQWQPEPEPEPQPEYRRPAAPPPVWPHPLD; encoded by the coding sequence GTGTTCCATCTCGCTCGGCTGTCCCTCGCGAACCGCGCCGTCGTGGCGTTGGTGACGATCGCGATAGCTGTATTCGGGGTGCTGAGCATGACCTCGCTGAAGCAGGAGCTGATCCCGTCCCTCCAGCTCCCCACGGGGATCGTGAGCGCGCTGTACCCGGGATCGTCGCCCGAGGTCGTCGAAGAGCAGGTCACCGACGTGATCGAGGAGGCCATCACCTCGATCGACGGGGTCGCCTCGGTCCGTTCGACGGCGTCCACCGGCATCTCGCTGACCACTGTCGAGCTCAGCTATGGCACCGACATGGAGACCGCCACCCAGCGCCTCCAGACCGCCATAGCGGGTATCCAGGCCGCCCTGCCCAACGGTGTCGAGCCGCAGGTCACCACCGGGTCCGTCGACGACGTGCCGGTGGTCCAGATGGCCGTGTCGGGCGACGAGAGCCCCAACGCCCTCGCCGACACGGTCGAGAACGTCATCGTGCCGGCGCTGGAAGACGTCGACGGCGTCCGCTCGGTCTCCGTGACCGGACAGAGCGAGACCGAGGTCCACATCGCGCCCGACGACGCGGAGCTCACGGCGGCCGGTCTTACGCCGGAGGACCTGACCACGGTGCTGCAGGACAACGGCGTGGTCATGCCGGCCGGCGAGATCACGGAGGGCGACCGCGCCTGGTCCGTCCAGCTCGGCAACCCCATCGACATGGTCGACCAGCTCAAGCAGCTCCCCGTCATCCCGGGCGGGGCCGCCGCTCCGGGCGCGGGTGCAGGCGCAGCCGCGGGTAACGCGGCTACGGGCGCCCTGCCCACCGAACCGGTCCCGCCGGACAGCCCCGTCCTGCTGGGCGAGGTCGCGGCCGTACAGCTCGCGCCGGTGGAGGCGACGTCGTACTCCCGGCTCGACGGCTCGCCGTCCCTCGGCCTGGCGATCACCAAGACCCCCGAGGCCAACACCGTCGAGGTGTCGCACGCGATCGAGGACGCGCTTGTCGAGCCGGAGGTCGCGGACACGCTGACCGACCGCGACATCCAGACGGCGGTCGTGTTCGACCAGGCCCCGTTCATCGAGGACTCGATCCACGGCCTGGCCACGGAGGGCGGCCTCGGCCTGCTGTTCGCCGTCATCGTCATCCTCGTCTTCCTGATGTCGATGCGGTCCACGCTGGTCTCCGCGATCTCCATCCCGTTGTCGCTGGCGGTGACGTTCATCGTGATGAGCGCAGCCGGCTACACGCTGAACATCCTGACGCTCGGCGCGCTCACCATCTCGATCGGCCGCGTCGTCGACGACGCGATCGTGGTGATCGAGAACATCAAGCGGCACATGTCCTACGGCGAGGAGAAGACTGCGGCCATCCTCGCGGCCGTGCGCGAGGTGGGCGGGGCCATCGCGGCCTCCACCATCTGCACCGTGGCCGTGTTCCTCCCGATCGCGTTCGTGGGCGGCATGGTGGGGGAGCTGTTCCGGCCGTTCGCCCTGACCGTGTCGATCGCGATGCTCGCCTCGCTGGTCGTGGCCCTGACGATCGTCCCGGTGCTGGCCTACTGGTTCATCCGCCCCCCGAAGAAGACGGCCGGCCGCGGGGCGGCGATCGCACGCGCCGCCGCCGAGGAGAAGGAGAGCCGCGGCATCTGGCAGCGCATCTACGTGCCGACGCTAAGGGGCGCGCTCAGGCGGCCCGCCGTCACCATCGTGCTGGCGCTCGCTGTGCTCGGTGGCACTGCCACCCTCGTCCCGAACATGGAGACCAGCTTTCTCGGGGACAGCGGGCAGGACACCGTGACCGTCACGGAGCACTACGCGCCCGGCACGTCGCTCGCGGGCCAGGACGAGGCGGCTCAGCGGGTGGAGACTGCGCTGGCCGACGTCGACGCCGTCGACAGCGTGCAGGCCACCGTCGGCGGCGGTGGTGACATGTCGATGGCGGCGTTCGGCGGCGCGAGCGCCGGGCTCAGGGCGTCGTTCGCCGTCACCCTCGACGCGGACGCCGACGGCGCGGCCGCGGCGTCGGACATCCGCGCCGCCGTCGAACCGCTGGCCGAGGCGCCCGCGACCGAGATCACCGTCTCCGCAGGTGACTCCGTGGGAGCCTCGGCGATCGACCTGGTGGTCCGGGCGCGGGACGATGCGACGCTGGCCGAGGCCACACAGCAGCTTCAGGACGCGATGAGTGCGGTCGACGGCGTTGCCGAGGTGAGCAACGACCTTGCCGCCGCGCAGGAGATCGTCGAGGTGACCGTCGATCGCGAGGCGGCGGCGACGTACGGGCTCACCGAGACGCAGGTCACGGGGATCGCGTCCGCGGCGATGACCGGCTCGCGGGAGATCGGTGAGCTGCAGACCGCGGAGGGGCCCGTCAGCGTGATCCTCACTGCCGGTGCCGTGCCGACCACGATCGCCGAGATCGGCGAGATCCCGGTGCCGACCGCGGCCGGCGTCGTGCCGTTGAACGATGTCGGGGACGTGGTGGTCGCCGATACTCCGACGTCGATCAGCCGGATCGACGGCGACCGCTCCGCCACCGTCTCGGTGACGCCCTCCGGTGACGACCTCGGTGCCGCAACCGAGGCCGTGAACGCCGAGATCGCGTCGATCGACCTGCCGGCCGGCGCCACGGTCTCGGTGGGCGGCGCGGCGGCCGACCAGGCGGACGCCTTCAACGACCTGGGCATGGCGCTGCTGGCCGCGATCGCGCTGGTGTTCATCGTGATGGTGGCGGCCTTCCGGAGCCTCGCGCAGCCGTTCATCCTGCTGGTCTCGATCCCGTTCGCCGCAGTGGGTGCCCTCGTGGCGCTGGTCGCCACCGACACACCGCTGGGCGTCCCCGCGCTGATCGGCACGCTGCTGCTGGTGGGCATCGTGGTCTCCAACGCGATCGTGCTGATCGACCTGATCAACCAGTACCGCCACGACGGCATGGGCCTCGACGAGGCGGTGCGCGAGGGCGCCCGCAAGCGACTGCGCCCCATCGTGATGACGGCGCTGGCCACGGTCTTCGCGCTGACGCCGATGGGCGTCGGCCTGACCGGTGGTGGCGCGTTCATCTCGCAGCCGCTCGCGCTGGTGGTGATCGGCGGGCTCGTGTCCTCGACCCTGCTCACGCTGTACGTGGTGCCGGTGATCTACACGATCTTCGAGCGCCGGGCCGAACGGCGCCGGGCCGCGAACGAGGCGGCCGGCCGGACCGCCCGCAGCCCGCTGACGGGAGCCTTCCCCAGCGTGGCGACGGGTGCGTTCCAGACCGTCGGGCGGCAGGCCGCGGCGCAGCGCCGACAGCAGGCGCAGGCGGGCCGCCTGCAGGCCGGTGGCCCGTACAGCGGCGGTCCGTACGCGGGCAGCCCGCTCGCCGACGGTCCGTACGCCGGCAGCCCGCAGGCCGATGGCCCGTATGGGAGCCCGGCTCCATTGAGTGAGCCGATTCCGGCGGGTGTGGCGGCTCCGATGAGTGGTCCGGCGGGAGACAGCTGGCCGCCGATCAGAGAGCCCGCGCCCGTCTCGTCCGGCGCCTGGACGCAGCCGGAGCAGGGACGTCGGGCCCGGCACAGCAAGCCGACGCCGGCCCAGGCCGCCCAGGCCGCCCAGCCCGCCCAGCCCGCCCAGCCGACGACGGCCCAGCCGGCGCCTCAGGCCTGGCCGCCGCAGGCCGCGCCGACCGGGCAGCAACGGGCGCCGCGGTACGCGCCGGCGCCGCAGCACACGCCGGCGCCCCGGCAGGCACCGGCCCAACAGGCGCCGCGGTACGCACCGCCGCCGCAGTTCGCCCCGCAGCCCCAGCAGTACGCACCGCAACCCCAGCAGCCTGCGCGGCCGGCCCAGTGGCAGCCGGAGCCGGAACCCGAGCCTCAGCCGGAGTACCGGCGTCCGGCCGCGCCGCCTCCGGTCTGGCCGCACCCGCTCGACTGA
- a CDS encoding MFS transporter, giving the protein MATTRDEPNKTAIYATAMTAFFAIAGIAVVDPILPVIGAEIGATIWEIELLFTAYIAVMAIGMIPAVMATGRFGYKKILAAGVTLVAIAAVLAALSGNIIQLAVLRGVWGLGNAMFFATAMVLLVSLAKDREWVVGLFETCVGLGFAIGPLIGGLLGYISWRVPFFVCGLLMIVALLVSVTRLKDPAEKPAPLQVGQIFGLFRKPGFLALAVVTAAYNFVFFVVLGYVPVFLGLDVVPLGLVFTAWGIGVAVGILAVGHRLAHAIGFVQTVGVAVVGVLACVAVLAIGVGTAGSIVATIVAGVFMGIANANLTDLSLALGDPDRRVTTGAFNLVRWGFAAPAPVVAGLLAEAVGPAAPFWVAAAVLLVGVVVFLVTAHLMARPLGERVLWQRWNRVAKQVEGTPEEAMVEL; this is encoded by the coding sequence GTGGCTACCACGCGCGACGAGCCGAACAAGACAGCCATCTACGCCACGGCAATGACCGCGTTCTTCGCCATCGCGGGGATCGCGGTCGTGGACCCGATCCTGCCCGTCATCGGCGCGGAGATCGGCGCCACCATCTGGGAGATCGAGCTGCTGTTCACCGCGTACATCGCGGTCATGGCGATCGGCATGATCCCCGCGGTGATGGCGACGGGGAGGTTCGGGTACAAGAAGATCCTGGCGGCCGGCGTCACGCTGGTGGCGATCGCGGCGGTGCTGGCCGCGCTGAGCGGCAACATCATCCAGCTCGCGGTGCTCCGTGGGGTGTGGGGCCTCGGCAACGCGATGTTCTTCGCCACCGCCATGGTGCTGCTGGTCTCGCTCGCGAAGGACCGGGAGTGGGTGGTGGGCCTGTTCGAGACCTGCGTGGGGCTCGGGTTCGCGATCGGGCCGCTGATCGGCGGGCTCCTGGGGTACATCAGCTGGCGGGTGCCGTTCTTCGTCTGCGGTCTGCTCATGATCGTCGCCCTGCTGGTCTCCGTCACCCGGCTCAAGGACCCGGCTGAGAAGCCCGCTCCGCTGCAGGTGGGCCAGATCTTCGGGCTGTTCCGCAAGCCGGGCTTCCTGGCGCTCGCGGTCGTGACCGCTGCCTACAACTTCGTGTTCTTCGTGGTGCTCGGGTACGTGCCGGTGTTCCTCGGGCTCGACGTCGTGCCGCTCGGCCTGGTCTTCACCGCCTGGGGTATCGGTGTGGCCGTCGGCATCCTCGCGGTCGGCCACCGGCTGGCGCACGCGATCGGGTTCGTGCAGACGGTCGGCGTCGCCGTCGTCGGCGTGCTTGCCTGCGTGGCTGTGCTCGCGATCGGGGTCGGGACCGCCGGCTCGATCGTCGCGACCATCGTGGCCGGTGTGTTCATGGGTATCGCGAACGCGAACCTCACCGACCTGTCCCTCGCCCTCGGCGACCCGGACCGTCGCGTCACCACCGGCGCGTTCAACCTGGTCCGGTGGGGCTTCGCGGCTCCCGCCCCGGTAGTGGCCGGCCTGCTCGCCGAGGCCGTCGGACCCGCGGCACCGTTCTGGGTCGCGGCGGCCGTCCTGCTCGTCGGCGTGGTCGTTTTCTTGGTGACGGCCCACCTCATGGCTCGCCCACTCGGGGAACGGGTGCTCTGGCAGCGCTGGAACCGGGTCGCGAAGCAGGTCGAGGGCACACCCGAGGAGGCCATGGTCGAGCTTTGA
- a CDS encoding MarR family transcriptional regulator, protein MSKTTEEGGEDALPDDRTLSRVELQLALLLRRAERAGAIRAGHTPALERSGYLLLQALTTQGPLGINALAVRQGLDASTVTRQVVSLERAGFARRDRDPDDGRAVLVEATPAGEAQLERERTRRIAMYDRILSDWSPFERALLAELLERLNQDMDAFRRDPDD, encoded by the coding sequence ATGTCGAAGACGACGGAAGAGGGCGGCGAGGACGCGCTGCCCGACGACCGCACGTTGTCCCGGGTCGAGCTACAGCTCGCGCTCCTGCTGCGGCGCGCGGAGCGCGCTGGTGCGATCCGCGCGGGCCACACCCCCGCGCTCGAGCGATCGGGCTACCTGCTGCTCCAGGCGCTCACGACCCAGGGCCCGCTCGGCATCAACGCGCTCGCCGTGCGCCAGGGACTCGACGCGTCCACCGTGACACGCCAGGTGGTCAGCCTGGAACGGGCCGGGTTCGCCCGGCGGGACCGCGACCCGGACGACGGGCGGGCCGTGCTGGTGGAGGCCACGCCGGCGGGCGAGGCCCAGCTGGAGCGCGAGCGCACGCGGCGCATCGCCATGTACGACCGGATCCTCTCCGACTGGTCTCCCTTCGAGCGCGCCCTGCTCGCGGAGCTGCTGGAGCGGCTCAACCAGGACATGGACGCTTTCCGGCGCGACCCGGACGACTGA
- a CDS encoding ArsR/SmtB family transcription factor produces MATARKDSPGQPTGQDAPDLSAPPALRVAPDRADLSTAGPPAELGPEALRALAHPLRIRILDLLPIRGPLTASKLGEIVGESSGSTSYHLRQLAKHGLVREVEGKGTARERWWERTPGGFSISSAGKDSAVGRQTAEAVNMEFLRLRHERVMAFVRAGQDMDDETLNSWLGTATFFTSNKWATPEQMAAVVKAWDQFVAEHIEPLSSQEGVPGALPFEVHFDAFSAVDAEGNPL; encoded by the coding sequence ATGGCGACAGCACGCAAGGACTCACCGGGACAGCCAACAGGGCAGGACGCTCCAGACCTGTCGGCGCCGCCCGCGTTGCGCGTCGCACCGGACCGGGCCGACCTCTCGACCGCGGGCCCGCCCGCGGAGCTGGGCCCCGAGGCTCTGCGCGCGCTCGCCCATCCCCTGCGCATCCGCATCCTCGACCTCCTGCCGATCCGCGGGCCGCTCACGGCCAGCAAGCTGGGTGAGATCGTCGGCGAGTCCAGCGGCTCGACGAGCTATCACCTGCGCCAGCTCGCCAAGCACGGCCTTGTCCGCGAGGTCGAGGGCAAGGGCACCGCGCGCGAGCGCTGGTGGGAACGCACACCTGGCGGGTTCAGCATCTCCAGCGCGGGAAAGGACTCGGCAGTCGGCCGGCAGACCGCCGAGGCCGTCAACATGGAGTTCCTGCGCCTGCGCCACGAGAGAGTGATGGCCTTCGTCCGCGCAGGACAGGACATGGACGACGAGACCCTGAACTCGTGGCTGGGGACCGCCACCTTCTTCACGAGCAACAAGTGGGCCACACCCGAACAGATGGCGGCAGTGGTCAAGGCGTGGGACCAGTTCGTCGCCGAGCACATCGAACCGTTGAGCAGCCAGGAAGGTGTACCCGGGGCCCTGCCGTTCGAGGTCCATTTCGACGCCTTCTCGGCGGTCGACGCGGAGGGCAACCCGCTCTGA
- a CDS encoding ClpP family protease produces the protein MTETIQAQPFEDHLAARLLHQRIVLIGSEIDDAVANRVTAQLLLISAEDSAADISLYINSPGGSISAGLAVYDTMKLLPNDVSTVAVGFAGSMGQFLLASGTPGKRYALPHARIMMHQPAGGIGGTATDVVIQAENIRYVKDVVTRLQSEHTGQSVETIAADSERDRWFTAEQALAYGMIDKIVDQVNDVRPGGRRRAGL, from the coding sequence ATGACCGAGACCATCCAGGCCCAGCCCTTCGAAGACCACCTCGCCGCACGGCTGCTGCACCAGCGGATCGTGCTGATCGGCAGCGAGATCGACGACGCCGTCGCCAACCGCGTGACCGCGCAGCTCCTGCTGATCTCTGCTGAGGACTCAGCGGCCGACATCAGCCTCTACATCAACTCCCCCGGCGGCTCCATCAGCGCCGGCCTCGCCGTCTACGACACCATGAAGCTGCTGCCGAACGACGTCTCGACGGTTGCCGTCGGGTTCGCCGGGAGCATGGGCCAGTTCCTGCTCGCCTCGGGCACCCCGGGCAAGCGCTATGCGCTGCCGCACGCGCGGATCATGATGCACCAGCCGGCGGGCGGCATCGGTGGCACGGCGACCGACGTCGTCATCCAGGCCGAGAACATCCGGTACGTCAAGGACGTGGTGACCCGGCTGCAGTCCGAGCACACCGGCCAGAGCGTCGAGACGATCGCCGCGGACTCGGAGCGCGACCGCTGGTTCACCGCCGAGCAGGCGCTGGCCTACGGGATGATCGACAAGATCGTGGACCAGGTGAACGACGTCCGGCCGGGCGGCAGGCGGCGCGCCGGTCTCTGA
- a CDS encoding helix-turn-helix domain-containing protein translates to MAMISIGTARTAGLGTTDDGAPGSRPGTLEHTREPLLRDLVGGILRRTRREQRRTLADVATDARVSTAYLSEVERGRKEASSEVLAAVCDALGMRLVDLVERAWAELALALAAQEESRRVRVLSSAARRTAGFSSSRHPLQTGQAAPASTSAVGRRGEAVLLAA, encoded by the coding sequence ATGGCAATGATCTCAATAGGTACTGCACGTACTGCTGGGCTCGGCACCACGGACGACGGCGCACCGGGAAGCAGACCCGGAACGCTGGAACACACCCGCGAACCACTGTTGCGTGACCTGGTGGGTGGCATCCTGCGGCGTACGCGCCGTGAGCAGCGCCGCACACTGGCAGACGTCGCCACGGACGCCCGGGTCTCGACCGCCTACCTGTCCGAGGTCGAACGGGGGCGCAAGGAGGCATCCTCCGAGGTGCTCGCCGCGGTCTGCGATGCGCTCGGCATGCGCCTCGTCGACCTGGTGGAGCGCGCGTGGGCAGAGCTCGCGCTCGCGTTGGCGGCGCAGGAGGAGAGCCGCCGAGTTCGCGTCCTGTCGTCCGCTGCCCGTCGTACCGCAGGGTTCTCGTCGTCCCGCCACCCCCTGCAGACAGGGCAGGCGGCGCCGGCCAGCACCTCCGCCGTCGGGCGGCGAGGCGAGGCCGTGCTGCTGGCGGCCTGA
- a CDS encoding excinuclease ABC subunit UvrA yields MVFGSIEVRGARENNLQGVSVDIPKRKLTVFTGVSGSGKSSLVFGTVAAESRRLIDETYSAFLQGFMASRPRPDVDTLSNLSAAIVVDQEPMGANARSTVGTATDAYTMLRVIWSRLGQPYVGGSNVFSFNDPQGMCGTCEGLGRVSAVDTEALVDRSKSLNEGAITFPNFGVGTWYWKVYADSGLFDADKPLADYSDIEWHDLMHGDERKIVSSGLNLTYESLVPKITRLYLLKDVESMKGAMRAAVDRLATFTSCPDCGGTRLNDRARSSLVKGKHIGEAAAMQLTDLAELVHDLADPNVQPILDGLNDLLATFEQIGLGYLSLDRESSSLSGGEAQRTKMVRHMGSALTDMTYVFDEPTIGLHPHDVRQMNALLQRLRDKGNTVLVVEHKPEVMAAADHLVDMGPGAGTHGGTVVYQGDIEGLRNSGTATGKHLDRAVALKATPRTPTGVLRIEHANLHNLQDVSVEVPLGVLVAVTGVAGSGKSSLIHGCLPRDGVTFVDQSVIRGSRRSNPATYTGILEPIRKQYARANGVKPALFSANSAGACPACKGVGLIYTDLAFMAGVASLCEACGGKRFTDEVLGYTLRGKSIADVLDMSVEEALGFFTEKSVLPMLSRLSDVGLDYISLGQHLNTLSGGERQRLKLAIEMGGDTPAFVLDEPTAGLHMQDVDNLAGLLDRLVDSGRSVIVVEHNLSVVARADWVIDMGPGGGHDGGRVVFEGTPADLARQEASLTGRHLAELVAG; encoded by the coding sequence GTGGTGTTCGGATCTATCGAGGTGCGCGGGGCCCGTGAGAACAACCTGCAGGGCGTCTCTGTCGACATCCCCAAGCGGAAGCTCACGGTGTTCACCGGGGTTTCCGGCTCGGGCAAGAGCTCGCTCGTGTTCGGCACGGTCGCCGCCGAGTCACGGCGGCTGATCGACGAAACCTACTCGGCTTTTCTCCAGGGGTTCATGGCTTCGCGCCCCCGACCCGACGTCGACACCCTGTCGAACCTGTCGGCGGCGATCGTCGTGGACCAGGAGCCCATGGGGGCCAACGCCCGCTCGACGGTCGGCACCGCCACGGACGCCTACACGATGCTGCGTGTGATCTGGTCGCGTCTCGGCCAGCCATATGTCGGCGGGTCGAACGTCTTCTCGTTCAACGACCCGCAGGGCATGTGCGGCACCTGTGAGGGACTCGGCCGCGTCTCCGCGGTCGACACCGAAGCCCTCGTCGACCGCAGCAAGTCGCTGAACGAGGGCGCCATCACGTTCCCCAACTTCGGCGTCGGCACCTGGTACTGGAAGGTCTACGCCGACTCCGGCCTGTTCGATGCAGACAAGCCGCTGGCGGACTACAGCGACATCGAGTGGCACGACCTGATGCACGGCGACGAGCGCAAGATCGTCTCCAGCGGCCTCAACCTCACCTACGAGTCCCTGGTCCCCAAGATCACGCGGCTCTACCTGCTCAAGGACGTCGAGTCGATGAAGGGCGCCATGCGGGCGGCCGTCGACCGGCTCGCGACGTTCACGTCGTGCCCGGACTGCGGCGGCACCCGGCTCAACGACCGGGCCCGGTCGTCGCTCGTCAAGGGCAAGCACATCGGCGAGGCCGCGGCCATGCAGCTCACGGACCTGGCCGAGCTGGTGCACGACCTCGCGGACCCGAACGTCCAGCCCATCCTCGACGGCCTCAACGACCTGCTCGCCACGTTCGAGCAGATCGGCCTCGGGTACCTCTCGCTGGACCGGGAGTCGTCGTCGCTGTCCGGGGGCGAGGCACAGCGCACCAAGATGGTGCGGCACATGGGTTCCGCCCTGACGGACATGACCTACGTGTTCGACGAGCCGACCATCGGCCTGCACCCGCACGACGTGCGGCAGATGAACGCCCTGCTCCAGCGCCTGCGGGACAAGGGCAACACGGTGCTCGTCGTGGAGCACAAGCCCGAGGTGATGGCGGCTGCGGACCACCTCGTCGACATGGGGCCGGGCGCCGGGACCCACGGCGGCACGGTGGTCTACCAGGGCGACATCGAAGGGCTCCGGAACTCCGGCACGGCCACGGGCAAGCACCTGGACCGAGCCGTCGCCCTCAAGGCCACGCCCCGCACGCCGACGGGGGTGCTCCGGATCGAGCACGCGAACCTGCACAACCTCCAGGACGTCTCGGTCGAGGTCCCGCTCGGTGTGCTCGTCGCGGTGACGGGTGTGGCTGGTTCGGGCAAGAGCTCGCTCATCCACGGCTGCCTGCCGCGCGACGGCGTCACCTTTGTGGACCAGTCGGTCATCCGCGGGTCGCGGCGCTCCAACCCCGCCACCTACACGGGGATCCTCGAACCCATCCGCAAGCAGTACGCGCGCGCGAACGGGGTCAAGCCCGCGCTGTTCAGCGCGAACTCGGCCGGTGCGTGCCCGGCGTGCAAGGGCGTGGGCCTCATCTACACGGACCTCGCCTTCATGGCGGGCGTCGCCAGCTTGTGCGAGGCCTGCGGGGGCAAGCGGTTCACCGACGAGGTGCTGGGTTACACCCTGCGCGGCAAGAGCATCGCCGACGTGCTCGACATGTCCGTCGAGGAGGCCCTCGGCTTCTTCACGGAGAAGTCGGTGCTCCCGATGCTGTCCCGCCTGTCCGACGTCGGGCTGGACTACATCTCCCTCGGCCAGCACCTCAACACCCTCTCGGGCGGCGAGCGGCAGCGGCTCAAGCTCGCGATCGAGATGGGCGGCGACACCCCGGCGTTTGTGCTCGACGAGCCCACCGCCGGCCTGCACATGCAGGACGTCGACAACCTGGCCGGGCTCCTCGACCGCCTCGTCGACTCCGGGCGGTCCGTCATCGTGGTGGAGCACAACCTGTCGGTTGTCGCCCGTGCGGACTGGGTGATCGACATGGGCCCCGGTGGTGGGCACGACGGCGGCCGCGTCGTCTTCGAGGGCACCCCCGCCGACCTGGCGCGTCAGGAGGCGTCGCTGACCGGCCGGCATCTCGCGGAGCTCGTGGCCGGGTAG
- a CDS encoding NAD(P)-dependent oxidoreductase produces the protein MTPMTDTPGTAGPASDLPDKRVGFIGLGVMGQPMALNLARAGVELIVWNRTPERAAPLRASGAVVANSVDEVFDGAPTVLLMLANEEVTDQVLGRGTPDFARRVAGHLVVSSGSVSPGYSRGLAADIHSAGGRFVESPVSGSRGRPRPGRSSAFSAVTRTTSNRRSRCSPR, from the coding sequence ATGACCCCTATGACGGACACCCCGGGAACGGCGGGCCCGGCCTCGGACCTGCCCGACAAGCGGGTCGGGTTCATCGGCCTCGGCGTCATGGGCCAGCCGATGGCCCTCAACCTCGCCCGCGCCGGCGTCGAGCTGATCGTCTGGAACCGTACGCCTGAGCGGGCGGCGCCGCTCCGCGCCTCCGGCGCCGTCGTCGCCAATTCTGTGGACGAGGTGTTTGACGGTGCGCCGACGGTGCTCCTGATGCTTGCGAATGAAGAGGTCACCGATCAGGTGCTCGGCCGAGGCACCCCCGACTTTGCTCGACGCGTCGCCGGTCATCTGGTCGTCTCGAGCGGCTCCGTCTCACCCGGCTACTCCCGGGGGCTCGCTGCCGACATCCACAGTGCGGGAGGCAGATTCGTCGAGTCGCCGGTCTCCGGCTCGCGGGGCCGGCCGAGGCCGGGACGCTCATCGGCCTTCTCGGCGGTGACCAGGACGACGTCGAACAGGCGATCCCGCTGCTCGCCCCGATGA
- a CDS encoding NAD-binding protein, which produces MTNETIWCGPVGNGALMKLSVNHYLNVTVAALAEATHFADSHDLGRALFQRAIMAGPMASEIARVKLEQLVTADFEVRAAVTDVFASTRLIADAARGSGIASPLLDLASDLYRETVEHGNGRRDMIAVIDAIEARTRAHADGQELGRAPS; this is translated from the coding sequence ATGACGAACGAGACGATCTGGTGCGGCCCGGTCGGCAACGGGGCGCTGATGAAGCTCTCGGTGAACCACTACCTCAATGTCACGGTCGCGGCCCTCGCCGAGGCCACCCACTTCGCCGACAGCCACGACCTAGGCCGCGCCCTGTTCCAGAGGGCCATCATGGCGGGGCCGATGGCGAGCGAGATCGCCCGAGTGAAGCTGGAGCAGCTCGTCACCGCGGACTTCGAGGTGCGCGCGGCGGTGACCGACGTATTTGCCAGCACGCGGCTGATCGCGGATGCGGCACGCGGGAGCGGGATCGCCTCACCGTTGCTCGACCTGGCCAGCGACCTCTATCGCGAGACCGTGGAGCACGGCAACGGGCGACGCGACATGATCGCCGTCATCGACGCCATCGAGGCACGCACCCGTGCTCACGCGGACGGGCAAGAATTAGGCCGCGCTCCCAGCTGA